The Hyperolius riggenbachi isolate aHypRig1 chromosome 3, aHypRig1.pri, whole genome shotgun sequence genome window below encodes:
- the LOC137562102 gene encoding zinc finger protein 271-like, producing MTPAAEKPFQCSECEKSYASESQLKRHKRIHQGGRTFFCTICSKRFTAKNACMRHERTHSRIKPFSCPECGQGFFRNEYLTCHMTVHTGEKPYRCSQCDKCFSHRSSLVKHRRTHTGGKPFPCGRCSKRFKTGKECKKHEKTHTGEKPFSCPECKKCFSQKSYLIVHTMVHTGEKPFRCPHCEKGFIRQMHLIEHERIHTGEKPFHCRECNRSFIRQKDCLRHEKIHTGEKPFSCPECDRCFSRKDGLISHRKTHTEEKLVCTKCGKSFMQWTELIRHQEIHTEEKLHKCTKCDTFFKQCVDLIEHLKTHEGEDPHSGP from the coding sequence ATGACTCCTGCAGCAGAGAAGCCATTCCAGTGCTCTGAGTGTGAGAAGAGTTATGCTTCTGAGTCCCAGCTGAAGCGCCACAAGAGGATTCACCAAGGAGGAAGAACCTTTTTTTGTACAATATGCTCTAAACGTTTTACAGCAAAGAACGCCTGCATGAGACATGAGAGGACCCACTCAAGAATCAAGCCATTTAGTTGCCCAGAGTGTGGCCAAGGCTTTTTTCGAAATGAATATCTTACTTGTCACATGACAGTCCACACGGGAGAGAAGCCATATAGATGTTCCCAGTGTGACAAGTGCTTCTCACATCGGTCAAGTCTCGTCAAACACCGGAGGACACACACGGGAGGGAAACCATTTCCTTGTGGGAGATGTAGTAAACGTTTTAAAACTGGGAAAGAATGTAAAAAGCATGAAAAgactcacacaggagaaaagccattCAGCTGTCCAGAATGCAAGAAGTGCTTCTCACAGAAGAGTTATCTCATCGTACACACCATGgttcacacaggagagaagcccTTTAGATGTCCACATTGTGAAAAGGGCTTTATACGTCAGATGCATCTTATTGAGCACGAGAGGATTCACACTGGAGAAAAACCGTTTCATTGTAGGGAGTGCAATAGATCTTTTATAAGGCAGAAAGATTGTTTGAGGCATGAGAAAATCCACACAGGAGAGAAGCCATTCAGCTGTCCAGAATGTGATAGATGCTTCTCTCGAAAGGACGGTCTCATTTCTCACAGGAAAACTCATACTGAGGAGAAGCTTGTATGTACTAAATGTGGTAAAAGCTTCATGCAATGGACAGAATTAATCAGACACCAGGAGATTCACACAGAAGAAAAGTTACATAAGTGTACGAAATGCGATACGTTCTTCAAACAATGTGTAGATCTTATTGAACACCTGAAGACCCATGAAGGAGAGGATCCACACAGCGGTCCATAA